A DNA window from Centroberyx gerrardi isolate f3 chromosome 3, fCenGer3.hap1.cur.20231027, whole genome shotgun sequence contains the following coding sequences:
- the fam83gb gene encoding uncharacterized protein fam83gb, producing MALSQIQCLDDHHVNWRVSESKPEFFYSEDQRLAVEALISRGRDGFADYIRQNGVREFLSEPELERLARTAEAYRPGHEHQQKPEAVAGPGNITPGSGEDGGDGAVSLQYWPDRSEASVADLDLGWPEAISYRGVTRVTVYTQPPVDGHTHIKEVVRKSIASAQKVIAVVMDVFTDVDIFRDLLDAAYKRRVPVYIIIDMTAVPCFLSMCGRADMHRGHLKNLRVRCCGGVEFYTRSAQKVRGSLSQRFLLVDGDRAISGSYSFTWSSSRLDRHLITVVTGQAVETFDLQFRDLFLTSRGVSLSKVPMVDEPIPEPLPQAAPLPVPASVARKLINPKYALVAAGNHASPTSSDQNSSNKNSTSQNPAGLRLLKGRIKEHMAPPLHPGLAGLEKAYLIPYLPTWPEPDPPSDVIGFINIRDDKRSNQVHLQRSERFEVSQAIRFSSPFTPPTHTDTHTSGRDANAAGTATHPSEETVASTPQPSTQLEEQKHAGPNEDHTDARDSRGPPPQPNTPLTQHAHKPDTPITKSSTKVTADSQPTDDSKQTPETHTTAHPPAPPIPKPRTLQLVIDSTLSEQSGQPQVTLIKKDQSDTSAGSSSKVHSQEDAKPGRGRRRSKEGGKDSSSNGEGSQDSTKVMCDQAANENPSSVSTASEEEFYDCSQPEPSDPLPNGVTTGSGRGHRQGDGVNLMARLSQSMLDLRVPSQSEDSAALIHQSQQLRRQGHPSPHRHIGQLFQASRSPGREGRLRGAKVVIAKPGSYHRPARASGPVIGGHRYWQGQVLQPDTGQMHLDVHSSRSPRRHSPGYRKMDHASSQPPANPTGVLGVPFSKLTSLRHLRARGGASQKKVSNSNKAVR from the exons ATGGCGTTGTCACAGATCCAATGTCTGGACGATCACCACGTCAACTGGCGTGTGAGCGAGAGCAAACCGGAGTTCTTCTACAGTGAGGACCAGCGACTGGCGGTCGAGGCTCTGATCTCCAGAGGCCGCGACGGATTCGCGGACTACATCCGCCAGAATGGCGTGCGCGAGTTCCTCTCAGAACCGGAGCTGGAGCGGCTGGCACGCACGGCGGAGGCCTACCGTCCCGGGCACGAGCATCAGCAGAAGCCAGAGGCGGTGGCAGGGCCGGGGAACATCACTCCGGGGTCCGGGGAGGACGGGGGAGACGGCGCGGTGTCGCTGCAGTACTGGCCAGACCGGTCTGAGGCCTCGGTGGCGGACCTGGACCTGGGCTGGCCCGAGGCTATCTCTTACCGAGGGGTCACGCGCGTGACCGTGTACACGCAGCCTCCGGTCGACGGACACACGCACATCAAGGAGGTGGTTCGCAAGAGCATTGCATCAGCCCAGAAG gtaatAGCAGTGGTGATGGATGTGTTTACAGATGTTGATATATTCCGAGACCTGCTAGATGCAGCCTACAAACGCAGAGTTCCTGTTTACATTATCATTGACATGACAGCAGTCCCTTGCTTCCTGTCCATGTGTGGCAGAGCTGATATGCACCGCGGACACCTAAAG aaccTGCGTGTCCGCTGCTGTGGCGGTGTGGAGTTCTACACGCGGTCGGCTCAGAAGGTGCGTGGTTCTCTGAGCCAGAGGTTCCTTCTGGTAGACGGAGACAGAGCCATCTCTGGTTCCTACAG cTTCACCTGGTCGTCGTCTCGTCTGGACCGTCACCTCATCACCGTGGTAACAGGGCAGGCAGTGGAGACCTTTGACCTGCAGTTCCGTGACCTTTTCCTGACCTCTAGAGGTGTGTCCCTCAGCAAGGTTCCTATGGTTGACGAACCAATCCCCGAACCCCTGCCTCAAGCGGCTCCTCTTCCAGTGCCAGCTTCTGTTGCCAGGAAGCTCATCAACCCCAAGTACGCCCTGGTTGCCGCGGGAAACCACGCAAGTCCCACCTCCTCCGACCAGAATTCCAGCAACAAGAATTCAACTTCCCAGAATCCCGCTGGGCTCAGGCTGCTCAAAGGGCGTATTAAGGAGCATATGGCCCCTCCCCTGCATCCTGGATTAGCCGGTCTGGAGAAAGCGTACTTGATCCCGTACCTGCCTACCTGGCCTGAGCCAGACCCACCGAGCGACGTGATTGGCTTCATCAACATCAGAGATGACAAGCGGTCCAATCAGGTTCACTTACAGAGGTCAGAGAGGTTTGAGGTCAGCCAGGCTATACGCTTCAGCTCGCCGTTcacaccacccacccacaccgacacacacacttcaggtcGGGACGCAAACGCTGCAGGTACAGCCACACACCCCTCTGAGGAGACAGTTGCCTCTACTCCCCAGCCCAGCACGCAGCTCGAGGAGCAGAAACATGCCGGCCCAAATGAGGACCACACTGATGCGAGAGATTCCAGAGGGCCCCCTCCGCAGCCCAACACGCCTCTGAcacagcatgcacacaaaccTGATACACCCATCACCAAATCATCAACCAAAGTTACTGCCGATTCACAGCCCACAGACGATTCTAAACAAACTCCAGAGACACACACTACTGCCCACCCTCCAGCCCCTCCCATCCCCAAACCCCGCACGCTGCAGTTGGTCATAGACTCCACCCTCTCAGAGCAATCCGGCCAACCACAGGTCACCCTGATTAAAAAGGACCAATCGGACACATCAGCTGGCTCCTCCAGCAAAGTGCACAGCCAGGAAGATGCGAAGCCTGGCCGCGGCCGCAGACGATCAAAGGAGGGAGGCAAGGACTCCAGTAGCAACGGTGAAGGTAGCCAAGACAGCACCAAGGTTATGTGTGACCAAGCGGCCAATGAGAACCCCTCCAGCGTTTCCACGGCGTCAGAGGAGGAGTTCTATGATTGCTCCCAACCAGAGCCTAGTGATCCGTTGCCCAATGGAGTCACAACGGGGTCAGGCCGCGGGCATCGCCAAGGAGATGGGGTCAACCTAATGGCCCGCCTCTCTCAGAGCATGCTGGATCTCCGGGTTCCCAGCCAGTCAGAGGACAGCGCTGCCCTTAtccaccaatcacagcagcTGCGCAGACAGGGACACCCCTcgccacacagacacataggACAG ttGTTTCAGGCCTCTAGATCTCCGGGTCGTGAAGGGCGGCTGAGAGGAGCTAAAGTCGTCATCGCCAAACCGGGAAGTTATCACCGCCCCGCCCGAGCGTCTGGCCCTGTGATAGGAGGGCACCGTTACTGGCAGGGTCAAGTGCTGCAGCCCGATACTGGCCAGATGCACCTAGATGTACACTCCAGCCGGTCGCCACGACGACACAGCCCAGGCTACAGGAAGATGGATCACGCCTCTTCACAGCCACCAGCCAATCCAACAGGGGTGCTAGGAGTGCCTTTCTCAAAACTGACCAGTCTCAGACACTTGAGGGCGCGTGGAGGAGCGTCGCAGAAGAAAGTGTCAAACAGCAACAAGGCTGTTAGGTAG